The Panulirus ornatus isolate Po-2019 chromosome 5, ASM3632096v1, whole genome shotgun sequence genome includes a window with the following:
- the Nct gene encoding nicastrin has product MACFKRFNGTHEIGCTSKFRGNYGVVHVVKDVDDLRWVYDKGPHAPYVLAITPQNLTLQVLTEAQQSGKVSGVVVMVTEDFEPRTQLPKGFSGDSRCPNEELGLYNDSVAPEYSGYCERNPWNPDGTSLLYSSWDFPIFLVDNQTSIRNIVDNYEKFNKPGDDGEARSSPLCCMELKSNMFGTTNTEVCMRRRTVADSLFQPVNFCDPLSDYNIWGTVKPMNSSVDIPDKSVVIVAARMDAASMFDNISPGANSAVSGLVTLMAAAEALYNYKDDIMASGNDKNILFVIYQGETWGYIGSSRMVWNMEKGEFPFRPQVDEVDQMSQVNFTHIDYFIELAQIGLGLTSTDSQLYLHTDPISNADPDIRADTDKLLSLFEMSANTSGSVRFERVNESAPLPPASFQSFLKRVNLSGVVITDHKEDYKNPFYESIFDDHQNVNYMVGNTSKEMDDYHKHISSVAGVLATALYTLVTGNLKVITANETLTNDLLYCYMKNVSCQMFHDYGERLPPDFFNDKPAKMYVSVKGGESGRTLLTHLIFAHLLGEEVDMNETDCKTNSFYQVNQLYYFSSINNGTCVQSTVRKTEAMSPAFLIEGYDWQSGEYSTWTESGWQLTKVMIFLRPSMIEEITLVCVGAASLVLSLCLVYCMNKRADLLFGSTAVPAAC; this is encoded by the coding sequence ATGGCATGCTTCAAGAGGTTTAATGGAACTCACGAGATTGGATGTACGTCTAAGTTCCGGGGAAACTACGGTGTTGTCCATGTCGTAAAGGATGTTGATGATTTGCGATGGGTATATGACAAGGGTCCTCACGCCCCGTACGTACTAGCCATCACTCCACAGAACCTAACCCTACAGGTGTTGACAGAGGCCCAGCAATCTGGTAAAGTGTccggggtggtggtcatggtgactGAAGATTTCGAACCTAGAACGCAACTCCCCAAAGGATTCTCTGGGGACTCTCGCTGCCCAAATGAGGAACTTGGTCTTTACAATGACTCCGTTGCCCCTGAATATTCAGGTTATTGCGAGAGGAACCCTTGGAACCCTGATGGCACATCCCTTCTATACTCCTCATGGGACTTCCCAATCTTTTTAGTTGACAATCAGACGTCCATCAGGAATATTGTGGATAACTATGAAAAATTTAATAAGCCAGGCGATGATGGGGAGGCAAGGTCATCGCCACTGTGCTGTATGGAACTAAAATCTAATATGTTTGGCACCACAAACACTGAGGTGTGCATGAGGCGGCGAACTGTTGCAGATTCCTTGTTTCAGCCTGTCAACTTCTGTGATCCACTCAGTGACTACAACATTTGGGGCACTGTCAAGCCGATGAACAGCTCAGTGGACATCCCTGATAAGTCTGTGGTGATTGTAGCTGCTAGAATGGATGCTGCTTCCATGTTTGATAACATTTCTCCAGGTGCAAATTCTGCTGTTTCAGGGTTGGTGACCCTCATGGCCGCAGCTGAAGCTTTGTACAATTATAAGGATGATATCATGGCATCGGGGAATGATAAGAACATTCTCTTTGTTATATATCAGGGAGAAACTTGGGGTTACATTGGATCATCACGTATGGTGTGGAACATGGAGAAGGGAGAATTTCCTTTTAGACCCCAGGTTGATGAAGTTGACCAGATGTCACAGGTGAATTTTACTCATATTGATTACTTCATTGAATTGGCTCAGATTGGCCTGGGATTGACTTCTACAGATAGCCAACTGTATCTCCATACTGACCCTATTTCTAATGCCGATCCTGATATACGAGCTGACACAGATAAGTTATTAAGCCTGTTTGAAATGTCAGCCAATACCTCTGGTAGTGTTAGATTTGAGAGAGTTAATGAAAGTGCACCTTTGCCACCTGCATCTTTCCAGAGTTTCTTAAAGAGAGTGAATTTATCAGGAGTTGTCATCACCGATCACAAAGAGGATTACAAGAATCCATTTTATGAGAGCATTTTTGATGATCATCAGAATGTTAACTATATGGTTGGAAACACAAGTAAGGAGATGGATGATTACCACAAACACATTAGCAGTGTTGCAGGAGTACTAGCAACAGCACTTTACACGCTTGTTACAGGCAATTTGAAAGTTATCACTGCAAATGAGACACTAACAAATGACCTGTTATACTGTTACATGAAGAATGTAAGTTGTCAGATGTTTCATGACTATGGTGAGAGATTGCCACCAGATTTCTTCAACGATAAACCAGCAAAGATGTACGTTAGTGTAAAGGGCGGGGAGAGTGGCCGTACACTTTTAACCCACTTAATCTTTGCCCACCTCTTAGGGGAAGAAGTAGATATGAATGAGACTGATTGTAAAACTAACAGTTTTTATCAAGTAAACCAATTGTATTATTTCTCGTCCATCAACAATGGAACATGTGTTCAGTCAACAGTGAGAAAAACGGAGGCAATGAGTCCTGCCTTCTTGATAGAAGGCTATGACTGGCAGTCAGGGGAATATTCAACATGGACAGAGAGTGGATGGCAGTTAACCAAGGTGATGATCTTCCTGCGGCCTTCTATGATAGAGGAAATAACATTAGTTTGTGTTGGGGCTGCATCATTAGTTCTTTCACTCTGTCTAGTGTACTGTATGAATAAGAGAGCTGATCTCCTCTTTGGCTCAACAGCTGTCCCAGCTGCATGCTGA